The Bradyrhizobium sp. CCBAU 051011 DNA segment GCGCCGGTCGGCGGATCGTGACGCTCGTCGAACTGGCCTGGGCGACGGCCCCGGGCGATCCCAATGCCGAGGAACTGCCGGCGGAGCAAGGCTGCAGCAGTTCGGCTCCCTGATGCGACGGCAACTTTGATGGCGCGCGTGTCGCTCCGCCGTATATGATTCGCGGAAGGTTCCCTTGAAGTGTCCGCGCACTTGTCGCCGACCGCTTTTTGCATATCTCCGTTAAGAGGAGTTCTTAGCTTGAGCGTTGCCTTCACCAAGGAAGACAGTGCCGAAACGGCGTCGGAGACCTTGCTCCCCGACCGCCCGGTCTCGCCTCATCCGAACCTTGTCACGGAAGCAGGCTTGAAGGCTCTGGAATTTCAGCTCCACCAGGCTCGCGAGGCATACGAGACCGCGCAGAAGATCGAAGACGTGAATGAACGACGGCGGCAAGCAGCAATTCCGTTGCGTGATGCGCGCTACTTTGCGGCGAGAGTTCGTACGGCTCAGGTCATCCCCAATCCGACATCGACTGACACTGTCGCCTTTGGCAGCACGGTGACCTTCAGGCGAGACGACGGGCGCGTGCAGAAATATCGTATTGTGGGAGAGGACGAAGCGGACCCCAAGGCCGGTTCTATTTCCTTCGTATCACCGGTGGCAAGGCTTCTGATGGGCAAGGCTATCGGGGATGAAGTCGGCGCATCCGGCCAAACGCTTGAGATTATTTCGATCTCGTAGCACGTCCCTCATCGGGGCCCAGTTGGAGGGTCCAAATCAAGCTTGCGCGCCTATACATCGGCCTTCCAAAAAAGGTGCTCGTTGCTGCAAACTGTGCACCGTATTTCCGATTCGGAGACGTCTTGAGGAGCCATGAACGAGACTCTGATATCCGCCTGCACGATGTTTCTCGTTCCAGCAACGCTTTTGTTCGGCGCCTTAGGCGTCGCAAACTCGTCCTTTCTGAAGGTATTGGTCTGCTTGCTTGGCGCGGCCACGACGGGATTATGGCTTTACCGCGTATGGTGGTGGACTAATCTGTCTTTGATGGATCGCAGAACGGCTCTTGGTCTCGCGGGCATGTATGCTTTTGCTTGGCTGATAACATTCCTGGTCCAGTTGAAGAATATAGCCTCCTCGCGATGACCGATTCCGTTTCGCTGGATTGAGCCGAGGAGCTCCTGTTCGACCGAAATTGGATGAGCACCGGCAGATGCACCCTCCCGGTGCCACTATCTGAAACGGACGCTCTGGCGGATTAGTCAGTCGTCCGCGCAGCCAAACCATTTGAAAAATCGGCCTCTCAAACGGTTCTGTTGCCAAGGCATTGAAATGGCGGGCGCACGGCCTGACTACTCCAGGCGCTCACAAATTGTTTTGTAAATATTCGAACACATAGTCGGCGTCGTTGCTCGAATTGAAATTGACCTCGTAGTCGATCGAGCCATCCTTGAGCACAACAGTACGCTGCGGTCCAAAACTACACGTCAGGCTTTTGATCTTCTGTTTGACGGCTTCCTTGCCGGCCTGGGAGTCACAGACGCGCCGCATGGCCTCGAGAGCTGCGCCGCAGTAGCCGTAGGCGCTGTAGATCTTCCGCTCCTCCGGCGCCGGCGGCTTCAACCAGTCAAACTTTGCTGTGAGACTGTTGCCGCACCGCTCGTTGGTGGTGGCGACCTCTCCCGCGAGATACTTCTCTTGGTCTGCGAAATACTCCCTGTCCTTGAGCGATTGCGCAAACGCGATCGAGGAGAGGATCGAGAGCGCGGCGAGGGCGAGACCGACGTGGATATTCATAGCGGACAACTCCGAATTGGATGTTCATGCACACATCCCGTGCGGGCACGGCGTCCGGCCATTGACGGACCCAGGGATAGACGGACAGTGGCGGTGATTTTCCTGCGTCATCACGGCACCTGCCGCGGTGAATCTTGATTGAACCATTTTGAATAATGAATGCGCCGCATTCAATATGAGTGTCGGCCGCAAAAACTCCGCATTTGCTTCTCACTTCTCCCTGCGCTTATCAGCAATACCGCATCCCGCGGATTGTCGTGATGCTGTGAGGTCCACCATGTCCGGACGTTTCCGAATGATCGTCGGCGCCGCCCTCACCTTAATCGTCAGCCATGGTGCCCTCGCAGCGGAGAATGGCCCGCGGCTTCGCATCGGCCATTACAGCACCGGCAGCGGATTGATGGGCTTTGTGATCGACCGGATGGGGACGCCGATCAAGCTGCGCTTCGACGGCTCCGACGAAATCCTGGCCTTGACCGCCGAGCAGGCTCCATACAATTCGATGACGCTCAAGCGCGATGACGGCGTCTCGGTTCTTCGGATCTATGAAACGGGCCGCATCCTCGTATTCAGCGACAAATTGTCGGGCGGTTCGGCTGACGCGTATCGTGACCAGGAAGCCGAGCCGCTCGTCGTCAAGAAGGCAACGAAGGAGCAGGCCGAGACCGAGGCTGAGTCCCTAGGGCGCAAGCTCAGGGGCGCGGGCGCCCCGGCGCTCGCGATCTCGCTCGACGCGCCGCGCCTTTCCGCTGACTCCGCCGCATGGTCCGCCATGGCGGACGCAATCGCGGTCACCGGAATTACTCTGGAGGAGATGCTCACCTCACCGATCGCACGCGAGGTTATCGCGGCGAAACTGCGGCGCGTCGTCATCCGCGACGCCGACCGGGTCGACGTCAGGTTGGCGGACGACGCCCTGATCGTGGAGGTCAAAGCAATGGAGGCGGTTACAGGCCGGCCGTCCTCGGCGCGCCTCAAGTCTGCGATCGGCGACCTCCTGTAGCTGGATCGATACCCGGGGCGCAAATTTACAGCAGCCGGCGCGGAGAAAAAATCGTCGCCGGTCCGTCTCTCTATCTTGATGTGGTGGCGACGGCCGCAGGCCGTCTTGAAATATCACCGCAATATAGTGCGCTATCTTATCAAGAAAGAGAGGAATCCAATGTCGGGTCTGATTACTGGGCTGGTTTTGCTCGCGCTCGGCGCCCTTGCGGCCGCTTCGAGCCTCGTCGCGAGGCGTCCGGACGCGAAGGCGTATATCGAACTGATGATACCTTACCAGGGATGGTTCGGATTCATCACTTGCCTATGGGGTGTCTGGATCATTATCAGCGCGATCATCAACCTGAATTGGTTCGGCTACGTGCCGGTCTGGTGGCTGACCTACCTTGCGACTGGCGTGCTAATTGCTTCGCTCGGCCTGCTACTCGGCTATGCCTTGCTGACGAAGTACATCCTCAACCACAGCGCTGAAGCGGTGCAGCGCGGCGAGCAGATTCGCGCCATCATTGTGCCCTATCAGACCATGCTCGGCTATGCCGCGATCGTCCTCGGCCTTTGGACGATCGTTGCAACGTTTCTCTATCGTATCGTCTAGAGCGTGATCCGGAAAAAGCCTGCCCCCGCACTTTGTTGCAGGTAGACACCGGTTATCCCTCGCCGCAAACGCGGGACCGCGTTTGCGCAGAGATCATGCTCAAAGAACAGGCACGAGCGCGATGACGGTTCATCTTGAACTCATCGCGCTCTGGCAGGTCTCTGAAAAGATCATTTCAAACGTTAACATAACAAAATCCCGTGGCGAACGAACCCAAATCGGCCCAGAGTTGGCGAATAATGGCGCTCAAACGCCGAACCGTTGGCAGCCAGCGGAGACAGCGGCTCCATCAGCCCGCCATAGCATCGACGAAAGCATTCATGTCGAAAAAACACTTGTGCCTGGCAATTCTCGCGCTGAGCATCGCGATAAGTTTCGCCGCAACCGCACGCGCAGAGAAGCGCGTTGCACTGCTGGTCGGCAATAACGCCTATGAGAACATTCCGCGGCTGCAGACCGCCGTCAACGATGCGCGCGCGGTCGGCACCGCACTGCGCAAGCTCGGCTTCTCGGTGATTTCCGTAGAGAACCAGTCGCGCCGTGCCATGAGCGAGGCCATGCTCGCCTTCGACAAGGCGATCGAGCCTGGTGACACTGCGCTGTTCTTCTTCGCTGGACACGGCTTCGAGATCCAGGGCCAGAACTACCTACTGCCAACGGACATCCCGGAAGTTCGCGAGGGACAGGAAGAGCTAATCCGCGATTCCGCAATTCCAGCCGGCCGGATCATCGACCGGCTGCAGGGGCGCGGCGCCCGCACCGTGGTGCTCGTGCTCGACGCTTGCCGTAACAATCCGTTCGAGCGGCCGGGCGGACGCGGGCTCAAGGGCAGCGGCGGTCTCGCAGCGATGACGCCTGCGGAAGGCGTGTTCATCATGTTCTCCGCTGGCGCCAAGCAAACCGCGCTCGACCGGCTGTCCAGCACCGAGCGCGCCTCAAACTCCGTATTCACGCGAAACCTCATACGGCGGCTCGGGGAGCCGGACCTGACGCTGGTGCAGATTGCCAAGCGCCTGCAAATCGAGGTGCGGCAGCTGGCGGCGAGCGTCGGTCGCGACCAAACGCCGGCCTACTACGACCAGGTCGTTGGCGAGATCGTGCTCAACTCAAGCGGACGCCCCACGCCTGCCGCCCCCCCGCCACCACAAACCGCAGCCCTGCTCTCCGACGTCGACAAGCGTGCCACCGAGGCCGTGCCGGCTCCCCCGGCCGATCCTCTGACCGCCGAACTCGACGCGCTGGCGGCCGCGAAAAGCTGGAGCGAGCTCCGCGGCCACCTGACAACGGTGAGGCCGACGGCGCGCGACGCACACTGGGCTTCGTTGGCCGAACAAGCCGCGATCGGCGAATTAACTCCGCTTGCAACGTCGCCGCATCCATTTCACGATCGGCTTGCGGCGCTCGAGCACTATGCCACGACCTTTCCGATCCTGAACGACAACCCGAAATTCCTGGCCCTGCGCACGTCGATCGGCCTGTCCGCGTTCGGCGACTGCCTTGAGCAGGCTTACGGGACGATACTCGTCGATTGCCGTCGGCGACTGGAGAGCTTCGTGCGCACAACGCCCAAGAGCGCCGGTACGGTGCGCGTCGACCTCGCGCGTGACGCTGCCCGTCTGGTCGGACGCAAGCTCAACCGATCCGCCGCTGCGCCGTTTTTCGCCATCGCGATCGAAGCACCGCCCGAAGCGAACGCGGCGGTCTGTACGGATCCAGATCTGACGGACGCCGTCATTGCCGCGCTCGGCCGGCCTCCCGACTGGGATGAGGCCAAGGCAGCGGGGGCGCTCACGGAAGCCTGCTGGAACACACTCGGCACCGCAGTCGTGGCGCAAGTCGCGCGCGAGACCGGCGAGAGCTATTACCTTGGCAATGCTTGCCCGATACTATTGCAGCGCGACGCCTTGACAGGACTGCGCGCGGCCCGCTGCCGGGAAATTAAATCGCGATAGGCGAGATAGTCGCACCAGTCGTGACCATGACACGGCCAGAATATCTTCCCTGGCACGCCCTGCTTTCGAGACCATCGTCGGACGCAGCCGTCTTATATGAGCGCGACGGGTTCAGGATGAATCGTCATCGCGCTGTGGCTTGTTGCCTGAGCGTGAATCTCCGCGCAACCGCGGTTCTCGCGAGGGAAAACCGGTGTCCCACCCCGCAACAAATGCGGGGCAGGTTCTTCCGGATCGTGCTCTGGCGGGATGGCCTCCAGCCCCTTTTGCTTCGACGTGCGCTCCACAGAAGGATGGGACGAATGGACGCCCCACGCCTTCCCGTGCAGCTACATTAGAACGAGCAGCCGAAGCCTTGCAGCGAGGTCTTGATCGCGTCCATCGTCTGCTTGCAACTTTGTTCCATGGCTGGCTTTGTTGACGGGTTCTTGGCCATGTCAAGCCACGTCTTGCGCGTCTGGTCGAGCTGCGCCTTGTAGGTCGCGCGCTGCGCCTCCGGAAGCTTCGACGTCACGCAAGTATCGTATTTTGCCAAAAAGTCGTCGCAAGCTGCGATACCGGTGTTCTGCGCACGTGCAGGCCCGGCGACGGCAATGACGAGCAGAACAGCACCTGCCATATGCAAGAGCGGCAACGCGCTGCGCAAGCGTGAGTCGATCGCAGCTTCGGTCGTTGTGTGGTGCATTACCTTCTTCTCCTTTACAACGTGAGTTTGGACAACAACATTGAAGTAGACGGACAAAACTTTCGCTTTTGATCCGTTGCCCTGTTGTGATGTCTCTTTCGGACCCGTCGTTGTGACTAGAACGCAGCGTACCGCCCGCAACCGAGATGCGGCCCGGACGACTTTAAGCGTCGAGTCTAGGTCAGTTCGATCCTGCGGAAGCGGGGCGCTGATGCTTGCCGGCACCCGCCGGCTTTGGCCCGCATGGATCATTGTCTTTGGTGGGCGCCTCGCCCGGAGAGGGCGCGGTTACAGTACCGCGGTCACTTCCCATGCTATCGAGCGTCGACTTCTTGGCCTGTTCGTTCGCGTCAATGCACGACTGAACATCTTTCTTCTTGGTCGGACTGGACGGCGTCGCCACGATTCCGCGGCTCATCGTATCACCGGCGTCGTCCGGCTTGACCGCGGTCGCTACGCCGTCGCCAACCATCTTCACGACAGTCGGGATCGCGATCACAGCCAGGGCGGCCAGAGCGAAGCCGGACCACACAACCGAACGCCGGTACTGAGCAAGTGGAGCGACCACCACGGCCGAAACCTGCGGCCGGCTCTGTTCTGAGGCAGCAAGAACGCCGGCCGCCTGCGCCATCAAACCCGCTGGAACTGTCGCAGGCTGCGACTGGATTTCGTCCAGCAATGCCGCCGCGGCGGTTAACTCCGCGCGGGCCGCCGGGTCATTGGCAAGTCTCTTAGCGACGGTATCCCACTCTGCCCGCGACAGGGAACCGTCGAGAAACGCGGCGAGCTGCGCGTTGTCGATCTCGCTCCATTGATCTGCTGCAACGGAGCCTTGCCCCACCCCCTCCGAAATGGCCCGCGACAATTGCGCGCGAAACAGCTCAAGCGCTTGTAGCCGGTCGGAGCGGCCGTCGTCCTCGGCGTGCGCAGACGCCGGCTCGTGACTGGGGCGTTCGATCATCGGGCAGAATTCCAATACCCATGTTTAGACGGACATATCGGAATTCTTTTCCAATTGCACCGTGATTTCTTTTAGCCATTTCTGGCTGCGCTGCTTCAAGCGATAGACGTCCTCGACCGGACAACCCATCAGCCTCGCAATGCCACGTGCCGGCAACGGCTCATTGGCCGAAAATACAATCTGAAGGTACAACCGTTCATCCGAAGGAAGCTTTTCCGCTGCCGCATTGATGGCCGCGACGAGAGCTGCGCGGCGCTCTTCCTCCTCAAAGAGCAGCAACCGGTCCTCGGGAGTTGGCGATGAATCCGCGATCGAAATACTTCCGCCTTCGCCAAGCAGTGCCTCAAGCGAGACGGCCTCGGTTGCAGGCGATGTGCGCTCCAACCTCACGATACCGCCAAGGCGCGCGACCGACTCGGCGATGTCAGCAGCTGTCGGATCTTGCACCAGCCTGCCGCGTAGTGCAGCGGCAAGCCGATCGGCGTCCAGCGGACAACCCTCCCATACCACGGCCGTATAAATCGCCTGGTCGAGCGGCGGCGAACGGGAAATCGCCGCCGGCATACGCCGTCGAGGCGTTTCACGCCGCACGAGATCGATCAGGATACGATCGACCACTGTCAGAATATAGCCTGTGAAGCTGCCGCGGCCCCCGTAAGAACGGATGCGACGAAAATCATTCTCGATCAGCTTGAGGCATACTTCTTGATACGCGTCCTCGCGACCGGCTCTACCAAGTTTGCTCGGCAATTGTTTGGCGATCCGGCTGCGAACGTCGGCCTCGAAGTAGCGCGAGAATCTCTCCCACGCCTCGCGCGGCGTTTTGCTGAATTGTCCCGCCAGTTGGTCGGCGAGAACATCGCGAGCGACAAGCGACAAATACGTCGTAATCCGCGAACGCCCGTTGAACCCTCGCAGCCGCGCATAATCGTCAGCCTTCAGTGATGCGACGATGTGAAGGAATGCAGCCTCCGCGTCGGCTCCATCGCCTACCAGCTTCACGACGATCGACCATAGGGTCGTCGAGACGTGTTCGAGAAATCTGCTCGCCGCGCCCACCTCACCGGAGAGGACGGCATTGACGAGTGCGTGATCAAAATTGCCGCTCAACGGCGGCGCAATCTGAAGCTCGGAAGAGACCGCTCGGTCGGCTACCGCGTTGGCACTGTCGGCATCGTCGTCTTGTGGCTTGGCTTTTTTTGGTACCAACAGATTCTGAACCAACAGGCTGCGCGACCACATGACCTCGTCTCCCGACAAACGGTCGAGCTACCGAACGACAGTGAACAGCCAGAGACTGCGGCCTTCAAGTTGGCCCTTTTTGTCGCCAAACAACCGGTTTTGTCGCCGCACAAGTGGTCCTCCAATCTGGCGAGATTATGAATTGCAACAATGCAGCGGACGTTGAGACTGCAAACGAATAATGCGTTGCCAGTCCTGAGCGAGGGCTCCACTTGCGGCGCAAGCGACATCTGCCGCCCTGACACCGACTAAGTTATGTCACAACGATGCACCCACAAATGCCACAAGCCGCGCTGCGTCGATCGCCGGGTCCACGTACCCATTGAAACTGCAGAGTTATCGCGATCGGCACTAGCAGCGATGCGCGCACAAGATCGGCAACACGCGCTTCCAGGACTAGATACAACCAGGATTTGAACATTATAATTTCTTCCTGGGATTGCACCCTTCACCCAGTGTGACCAAGGCGTCACGGTCAGCCAAAATCTGCAATCGTCCGTCTTACGAGTCGAATACGGGACATTGCTTAACTCACGGCGATCTTCAGCGGTCATCCTGCGCCCGGATCGACGCGGCGCGCCAAGCGTTCGAACCTCACAACTTCTCCAGCCGACCGACAGGCCGCTACCCAATTAGGAGATATTCGGGCGCGGATCAGGTCCAGCACGAGCCTTGAACCGCTCAGTCACCGACCGAGACAATGAGTTCGTTCTGTCGTGTCGTCGGCGGTCCCCACGAGCAGTCCTGGTCAAGAATGACGCAGACCTCGCATTAGCCTCCGTGCCCCACGTGACCGGGACGATGGTGTGGTCGGCATTTTCACAATTCAACCGGCATCCAGATCCCGCCGGCCGCGCTCGAGCGCAGGACGGCGTCCACCATCGCAACACCGGCAAAGCCATCTTCAATCGTTGGAAAGGTCAGCCCCGGATCGGCAAGGGATGCCGTACGACTGGCCACAATAGCTGTGGCCACTTCGGTATAGATCGTCGCGAACGCTTCCAGGTATCCCTCAGGATGGCCGGGTGGAATACGATTGACGCGCTGACCGGCGGCGTTCATGGACGTTGTGCCGCGGCGGATCAATCGTGGTGCGTCTCCGAGCGGCGACCAGGTGAGAAGGTTCGGCTCTTCCTGCCGCCAATCCAGACCGCCCTTCTCGCCGAAGATCCGTAATCGCAGTCCATTGTCGTTTCCGACTGCAACCTGGCTCGCCCATAATGCGCCCCGCGCCCCGTTCCCGTAACGCAGCAGGATTTGCACGTTGTCATCGACACGGCGGCCCGGCACGAAGATGGTCGTCTCGGCCAGAATCTGCTGAGGCATCATCCCGGTGACAAAGTGCGCCAGCTGATATGCATGGGTACCGATGTCGCCGACGCAGCCGCCGGCACCCGAGCGCGCTGGGTCGGTACGCCAGTCGGCCTGTTTCTGGCCCGCAGCCTCAAGCGGATCGGCCAACCAATCCTGCGGATATTCGATCTGCACGATCCGGATCGCGCCGAGTTCGCCGCCCTGAACCATCGAGCGGGCATGGCGGACAAGCGGATAACCGGAATAATTATAGGTGACGGCAAATATTAGTCCGCTCGTGCGTGCCTTGTCGCGCAACCGGCGCGCCTCCTCAAGGGTTGTCGTCAACGGTTTGTCGCAGATGATATGAACACCCGCATCCACGAAGACGTCGGCGACAGCGGCGTGCATATGGTTTGGAGTGACGATCGCAACCGCCTCGATACCGTCGGTTCGCGCGGCCTCGGCCTGGGCCATGGTCCGAAAGTCCGGATAGGATCGATCGGACCCAAGGCCGATGGCCGCCGCCGATCGGATCGCTTTATCGGGCGAGGCCGAAAGCGCGCCAGCGACGAGTTCGTAACGATCGTCCAGACGCGCAGCGATACGGTGGACGGCGCCGATGAAGGCGCCTTCCCCGCCGCCTACCATTCCAAGTCGAATGCGTGGCTCAGCCATGTCGCGCGCTCCTGTCGATTTATTCAGGCGCTCAGATGAGGCCCAATGTCCGTCGGATCTGCGTCTCGTCGCTGGTGCCGCCGGCGAAGTCGTCGAAGGCTCGCTCGGTGACGCGGATGATGTGGTCGCGGATAAAGGCGGCACCTTCGCGCGCGCCGTCCTCCGCGTTCTTCAGGCAGCATTCCCACTCCAGCACCGCCCAGCGGTCGAATCCGATGGCAGCCAGCCGCGAGAAGATCGCCTTGAAGTCGACCTGTCCGTCGCCGAGCGAGCGAAAGCAGCCGGCGCGATTGATCCAGGGCTGGAAGCCCGAATAGACGCCCTGCCTGCCGGTCGGATTGAACTCCGCGTCCTTGACATGGAAGGCGCGGATGCGCTCGGCGTAAATGTCGATGAAGGCCAGATAGTCCAGTTGCTGCAGGACGAAATGGGACGGATCGTAGTTGATCGCGCAACGCGGGTGATTGCCGGTGCGCTCGTAGAACATCTCGAAGGTAATGCCGTCGCATACGTCCTCGCCTGGATGGACCTCGTAGCAAAGGTCGACGCCCGCTTCCTCATATGCATCGAGGATCGGACGCCAGCGACGCGCGAGTTCGTCGAACGCCGTCTCGATCAGGCCAGGCGGCCGCTGCGGCCAGGGATAGAGGAACGGCCAGGCCAGGGCGCCGGTGAAGCTCACGCTGCCGGTGAGGCCGAGGCGGCGAGACGCCTGCGCGGCCTTCATCATTTGATCTACCGCCCAGACCTGACGTTCGTTCGGCCTGCCCCTGACTGCCGGCGGCGCAAAAGCGTCGAAGGATTCGTTGTAGGCCGGATGAACCGCGACGAGCTGCCCTTGCAAGTGGGTGGACAATTCCGTGATCACCAGACCATGGTTCGCAGCCACGCCGGCAATCTCATCGCAATAGGTTTGAGAGGCCGCAGCCTTGTCGATATCGATCAGGCGTGGATCGGAGGTCGGGACCTGAACGCCCTTGTAACCGAGTCCTGCCGCCCAGCCGCAGATGGCATCGAAGCTGTCAAACGGCTGTGCATCGCCGATGAACTGCGCCAGAAAAATTGCGGGCCCCTTCATGGTGGCCGGTCGGACAGTCGCTGACATGACATTTCTCCGGTTCAAGCCGCTGCGCTACGCCAGTAGGACGCCGTCTCCTTGTCCGACAAGGATGCCGACCTTTCAATACGCGAGACGATCTTGATCGTCCCCCCAGCGGCGCCCGCCTGCTGATCGGGGTGTATGACTTCCAACACATGCGCGGCGAAGCCGTTGATAAGACGTGGATTGTCAGCCCATCGCTACAAAAGCCGGCGCCAAATCCACGCATATGAGCGCACGTGCTATGTTCGGGGAACTGTCGTTGGCTCCCTCGGCGCCGGCACCCTGGCGACCAGATCCACATTGAGTGAACCGAACACAGGGATCGCCCCTTTAGCAAAGGCCTCAGCCTTCCGCATCCATCTCGTGAAGCTTCTGGACGCGTCGTCGGAAATCCTCCTCCGTCGAAAATTCGGCGGCAAGAAACGAGGAGATCAGATCATTGGCGAGCCACGGTCCAACGATCTGCGCGCCAATGCACATGACATTCACATCGTCATGCTCGACGCTCTGGTGGGCCGAATGGACATCGTGACAGACCGCGGCGCGGATACCCTTCATCTTGTTGGCCGCAATCGAGGCACCAACACCGGTGCCGCACACCATGATGCCGCGGGCGACCTCTCCGGAGATGATCTTCCCCGCGACCGCCCGTGCGATATCCGGAAAATCCACCGGATTTGCGTCGTAGGATCCGACATCGACGACCTCATGTCCGAGGCTGCGCACGTGATCGATGACGGCCTTCTTGAGCGACCAGCCGGCATGGTCGGATCCTATGACGAGACGCATTCTAGTTTTTCCTCTTGTGATTGGCGGAGGCCGTGACGGCTGCCACTGATTTATGGGTTTCAGCCGCGCATATCGGGTGGCAGTTCGACGCCATGGAATTTCTTGTAGATGGCGTTGAGCTTGCCGTTTTTGACGTTTTCGGTGACCCACGCGTTGAGCTTCTCCAGCAAGCGCGTCTCACCCTTCTTCAGGCCGATGGCGAGATCGAAGCTGGCGAGCGGGATCTTGGACTCGAAGACGCGCGCCGGATTCTTGACGCCGATCTGGTTGATGATCGTGGCCGACGAACCGACGCAATCGACCTGGCCGGAGACGGCCGCCGTCACCCCGGTGGCATCGTCGTCATAGCGCGCGATCTTCAGTTCCTTGTCCTTCATGTTCGACAGCATCGTATCCTGCGTGGTGCCGCGCGAGACGCCCACGGTCTTGTCCTTCAGGTCCGGCCAGTCCTTGACGTTCAGTGATTTCAGGCAGCCGATATCCGATTGTAGGGTCGCGTAGCGCTTGGAAAAATCGATCACCTTGGCCCGCTCTGGCGTGACTGACAGGGTCGAAATGATGATATCCGCCTTGCCGGTCTGCACATTCGGAATCCGCGTCGCGCCGGTAGTCTGGATGAATTCCAGCTCCAGTCCCCAATCCTTTGCCAGCAACTGGGCAACCTCGACATCGGAGCCGGTCGGCTTCATGCTGCTGTCCATCATGCCGGACGGAGGAATGGCAAGGTCCGTCGAGATCCGAATCTTCTTGGCCTTCGTGATGTCATCGAGCAGGTCGGCCTGCGCCGGCCGGTCAGCCAGCACGACGAGACAGCATGCAGCGACGGCGCTGCTCAGAATCATCCTGTTTCCGATCATTGGGGTTTTCCTCTCCTGTTATGATTTTAGATTGCCCGTCCCTACGAACTGGACGAGTTCCGGCGTCGTCGGCGCCGTCAGGATCGAG contains these protein-coding regions:
- a CDS encoding DUF4908 domain-containing protein; its protein translation is MIVGAALTLIVSHGALAAENGPRLRIGHYSTGSGLMGFVIDRMGTPIKLRFDGSDEILALTAEQAPYNSMTLKRDDGVSVLRIYETGRILVFSDKLSGGSADAYRDQEAEPLVVKKATKEQAETEAESLGRKLRGAGAPALAISLDAPRLSADSAAWSAMADAIAVTGITLEEMLTSPIAREVIAAKLRRVVIRDADRVDVRLADDALIVEVKAMEAVTGRPSSARLKSAIGDLL
- a CDS encoding Gfo/Idh/MocA family protein gives rise to the protein MAEPRIRLGMVGGGEGAFIGAVHRIAARLDDRYELVAGALSASPDKAIRSAAAIGLGSDRSYPDFRTMAQAEAARTDGIEAVAIVTPNHMHAAVADVFVDAGVHIICDKPLTTTLEEARRLRDKARTSGLIFAVTYNYSGYPLVRHARSMVQGGELGAIRIVQIEYPQDWLADPLEAAGQKQADWRTDPARSGAGGCVGDIGTHAYQLAHFVTGMMPQQILAETTIFVPGRRVDDNVQILLRYGNGARGALWASQVAVGNDNGLRLRIFGEKGGLDWRQEEPNLLTWSPLGDAPRLIRRGTTSMNAAGQRVNRIPPGHPEGYLEAFATIYTEVATAIVASRTASLADPGLTFPTIEDGFAGVAMVDAVLRSSAAGGIWMPVEL
- a CDS encoding sigma-70 family RNA polymerase sigma factor, with protein sequence MWSRSLLVQNLLVPKKAKPQDDDADSANAVADRAVSSELQIAPPLSGNFDHALVNAVLSGEVGAASRFLEHVSTTLWSIVVKLVGDGADAEAAFLHIVASLKADDYARLRGFNGRSRITTYLSLVARDVLADQLAGQFSKTPREAWERFSRYFEADVRSRIAKQLPSKLGRAGREDAYQEVCLKLIENDFRRIRSYGGRGSFTGYILTVVDRILIDLVRRETPRRRMPAAISRSPPLDQAIYTAVVWEGCPLDADRLAAALRGRLVQDPTAADIAESVARLGGIVRLERTSPATEAVSLEALLGEGGSISIADSSPTPEDRLLLFEEEERRAALVAAINAAAEKLPSDERLYLQIVFSANEPLPARGIARLMGCPVEDVYRLKQRSQKWLKEITVQLEKNSDMSV
- a CDS encoding sugar phosphate isomerase/epimerase gives rise to the protein MSATVRPATMKGPAIFLAQFIGDAQPFDSFDAICGWAAGLGYKGVQVPTSDPRLIDIDKAAASQTYCDEIAGVAANHGLVITELSTHLQGQLVAVHPAYNESFDAFAPPAVRGRPNERQVWAVDQMMKAAQASRRLGLTGSVSFTGALAWPFLYPWPQRPPGLIETAFDELARRWRPILDAYEEAGVDLCYEVHPGEDVCDGITFEMFYERTGNHPRCAINYDPSHFVLQQLDYLAFIDIYAERIRAFHVKDAEFNPTGRQGVYSGFQPWINRAGCFRSLGDGQVDFKAIFSRLAAIGFDRWAVLEWECCLKNAEDGAREGAAFIRDHIIRVTERAFDDFAGGTSDETQIRRTLGLI
- a CDS encoding caspase family protein, giving the protein MSKKHLCLAILALSIAISFAATARAEKRVALLVGNNAYENIPRLQTAVNDARAVGTALRKLGFSVISVENQSRRAMSEAMLAFDKAIEPGDTALFFFAGHGFEIQGQNYLLPTDIPEVREGQEELIRDSAIPAGRIIDRLQGRGARTVVLVLDACRNNPFERPGGRGLKGSGGLAAMTPAEGVFIMFSAGAKQTALDRLSSTERASNSVFTRNLIRRLGEPDLTLVQIAKRLQIEVRQLAASVGRDQTPAYYDQVVGEIVLNSSGRPTPAAPPPPQTAALLSDVDKRATEAVPAPPADPLTAELDALAAAKSWSELRGHLTTVRPTARDAHWASLAEQAAIGELTPLATSPHPFHDRLAALEHYATTFPILNDNPKFLALRTSIGLSAFGDCLEQAYGTILVDCRRRLESFVRTTPKSAGTVRVDLARDAARLVGRKLNRSAAAPFFAIAIEAPPEANAAVCTDPDLTDAVIAALGRPPDWDEAKAAGALTEACWNTLGTAVVAQVARETGESYYLGNACPILLQRDALTGLRAARCREIKSR
- the rpiB gene encoding ribose 5-phosphate isomerase B — its product is MRLVIGSDHAGWSLKKAVIDHVRSLGHEVVDVGSYDANPVDFPDIARAVAGKIISGEVARGIMVCGTGVGASIAANKMKGIRAAVCHDVHSAHQSVEHDDVNVMCIGAQIVGPWLANDLISSFLAAEFSTEEDFRRRVQKLHEMDAEG
- a CDS encoding DUF5339 domain-containing protein encodes the protein MSVYFNVVVQTHVVKEKKVMHHTTTEAAIDSRLRSALPLLHMAGAVLLVIAVAGPARAQNTGIAACDDFLAKYDTCVTSKLPEAQRATYKAQLDQTRKTWLDMAKNPSTKPAMEQSCKQTMDAIKTSLQGFGCSF
- the greA gene encoding transcription elongation factor GreA, yielding MSVAFTKEDSAETASETLLPDRPVSPHPNLVTEAGLKALEFQLHQAREAYETAQKIEDVNERRRQAAIPLRDARYFAARVRTAQVIPNPTSTDTVAFGSTVTFRRDDGRVQKYRIVGEDEADPKAGSISFVSPVARLLMGKAIGDEVGASGQTLEIISIS